The following are encoded together in the Vigna unguiculata cultivar IT97K-499-35 chromosome 2, ASM411807v1, whole genome shotgun sequence genome:
- the LOC114168579 gene encoding LOW QUALITY PROTEIN: BRO1 domain-containing protein BROX (The sequence of the model RefSeq protein was modified relative to this genomic sequence to represent the inferred CDS: inserted 1 base in 1 codon), whose protein sequence is MMLHFAQPSKLKTKKIVFENVYPSCDLVTLEHLKELSSKRKAIEDSINESSFITEAIAKEMSGGLESRFEQDIQKIEQYLPLLENLISCADVLSTFSETYMAQLTVALKIRWSSTLITSSFFNFKGSKFFQVDNLQFELGMTLFLCGGILRERALEVLSTDLVQSTTIFRQAAGIYHHLAQEVLPXLEPELPPQKPPEALAEVSTIMSLICLAEAQAITTRKAEEKGTSSSLLAKLHHGVTLFLEEAIGIFHEVVTQYKDISPQLLDFMYFCKCLHELKGQQHLAENLKVSGQIGVAIGVLCSVLTNAKRKIPGEEPWKSLYQKQIQDASEVLRKFVHENDFVWHEKIPSGDELPLPEGNKIVNFIPYIPKKWERRLLFKVRIRT, encoded by the exons ATGATGCTGCATTTTGCACAACCATCAAAGCTGAAAACTAAGAAG ATAGTGTTTGAGAATGTATATCCTTCCTGTGATCTTGTAACACTTGAACATCTTAAGGAATTAAGCTCTAAGCGTAAAGCGATTGAAGATTCTATTAATGAGAGCAGCTTCATTACAGAAGCTATTGCAAAAGAAATGTCTGGAGGGTTGGAATCTCGCTTTGAACAG GATATTCAAAAAATAGAGCAGTATCTTCCATTACTGGAAAATTTGATTTCCTGTGCTGATGTATTAAGCACCTTTAGCGAAACCTACATGGCTCAATTGACAGTGGCTCTTAAGATACGCTGGAGTAGTACCCTCATCACATcttctttcttcaatttcaaGGGCTCTAAATTTTTCCAAGTTGATAATTTGCAGTTTGAGCTTGGTATGACCCTTTTTCTTTGTGGTGGTATCCTGCGTGAGAGGGCCTTGGAAGTTCTATCAACTG ATTTGGTTCAATCCACCACCATTTTCAGACAAGCTGCTGGCATTTATCATCATCTAGCGCAAGAGGTTCTCC CCTTAGAGCCTGAATTGCCACCGCAAAAGCCCCCGGAAGCTCTTGCTGAAGTATCCACCATTATGAGTCTCATTTGCTTAGCTGAGGCCCAG GCAATAACTACAAGGAAGGCTGAAGAGAAAGGTACTTCTTCAAGTCTCTTGGCAAAGTTGCATCATGGTGTCACACTTTTTCTTGAAGAAGCTATTGGAATTTTTCATGAAGTTGTCACACAGTACAAAGACATTTCACCGCAGTTACTG GACTTTATGTATTTCTGCAAGTGTTTACATGAGTTGAAAGGTCAGCAACATCTTGCAGAAAACCTGAAGGTCTCTGGTCAGATAGGAGTTGCTATTGGTGTTCTTTGTTCTGTGTTGACTAACGCTAAAAGGAAGATACCAGGAGAAGAGCCTTGGAAATCCCTTTACCAGAAGCAGATTCAAGATGCTTCTGAAGTGCTCAGAAAGTTTGTACATGAGAATGATTTTGTATGGCATGAGAAGATCCCTTCAGGAGATGAGTTACCCTTGCCAGAGGGTAATAAAATAGTCAATTTTATACCATATATTCCCAAAAAATGGGAAAGAAGACTTCTTTTCAAGGTAAGAATAAGAAcgtag